In the genome of Chloroflexota bacterium, the window AAGAACAGGGTGAAGATGATGTAGAAGTTGAAGAACCAGCGCGGACGTTCATGGTAATTGTGCAGGTACAACGGGCTGTTTTTGAAGACATAACGTTGCAAAAAGATCGCAACGTACGCAGGAATCAACATCTGGAGTTGAAAGAATAGTTGCGCATATTCGCTGTAGCCAAATTTGAGCCATAAAACCAGGTCTATCAACCAACTCAAGGTAATCGTTAGCCCAACAAATAGCCCGACTTCTTTCCAGTTCACACTTCTTGTAGATACAGCAACGGATGACATCCTTATTCTCCTAAATTTATTCAGATTTGCGGGCGTCAAATTCTGCCCAAATCAGATAGGCAATCCCCGCCACCAGAGCGACCATACTCCAGTTGACCAATTCGGCACCAACATATTGCAACATGGCGGCGAAGAGTTCTGCGCTCCAATTATTGGCAATCGACGCGCCAAAGATGGCAGCAGCGATATACCGAGTGGCGTACAGAAACGCAGCAATAAAAATCAACATAACGCCGGTAAATCTTCTTGACATCACTAAAACTCTATTCTTTCAAATTTCACGAGCGCAAGAACGGTGAAGACCACGCTCCAAAGCAGTGATGCTACCAGCGGCGACCACAACATCTCTGCCGGGACGGGTTGGCTATCTGCGATCAAGGCTGCCATTTTCCCCAGCGACCAGGGCATGACGTACATCAACTCCTGGATTAAGCCGCCGATCAGGCTGCCGCCCATCGCAACGCCAAGCGCAATGCCCAAGATGGGCGCACGACTATCAAAGAATGTGCCCAGCATCAGGGTCAGCGTCAGGTAAAACAGGGTGTGGACAGCCATAATGCCAACGCCGCTCAAAAAGGGCAAAAACGGATACAGTGAACCGAGTCGCACAAAAAACAGCAAATACGTGACCAGCGCCGGGAGCGCAATCAGCAGCAGCAAAACGGCTGCTATCGCGGCGCTCAACTTTGCCAAGACATAAGAACGGCGGGCAACCGGTTTCGCCAGCAGCCACTCGGTCACACCGGAATGCTTTTCAGCCAAAATCAAGTCCTGGCTGAGCACAATCGCGCCAAGCGCCAATGCCATACTGCCCATCTCAAAGAAAATGCTGCGCGCCATTTGCAAGCCAAAGGGAAGCGGACCGCCCGCCGCGGCAACCGCCGGATCACCGGTGGCTGCGGCGACGGTGGGCAGCATGAATAACATCACAACCACCAAGCCGCCCAACATGCCCGACCACAAAATGGCGTTAATCCACCAGCGGCGCGTGCCCCACCAGGCGCGGTTTTCTTTATGCAGCAAATTGGCAAAGCCGCGCAATCCATGCCATTCAGTCACCCGTTCTAATTCTGTGTTAGCGCTCATCGCCATCTCCCTTCACAATATCCATAAAAACTTCTTCCAATTCATACTTTTTGCGGCTGAACTCTGTCACCGTGACCGTCGAGTCTGCCAGCACTGCCCGCAGCAAATTCGCTTCAGCCGCAGCCTCGTCGCTGACACTGACCTGCCAAAGACTGGCACCATCACCTTGCGACACCGCTGTATGCGTGACCCAGGGCAACGCCCCTAGTCGTTTCTCCAATCCGCTCGGCGTGCCTTTCAATTTGATCGAGTAGACCACGCCATCCTTTCCGTTCAAAATACTTTCAATCGAGCCGCTCGCCACGACCTGCCCCCGATTCAGGATCGCGACCGTATCACTAACACGCTGCACATCATCCAAAATATGGGTTGAATAAAAAATGGTGGTGTGCTTGCGCAAACGCGCCATAATATCCAGCACGGATTGGCGACCCAGCGGATCGAGCGCCGAGGCGGGTTCGTCCAGGATGAGCAGATCGGGATAGTTGACTTGTGCCAGTGCGATGCCGAGACGTTGTTTCTCGCCGCCGGAAAAGCCCTTGATGGGACGATTCGCCTTTTCGGCTAACCCGACCAACGCAAGCATCTCATCGCATCGCGCCCGGATTTTGGCTTGGGTACCGCTAAAAAAGAAGTGTGCTGCGAAAATTAAATTTTCGCGTGCGGTCATGTGGTCGATGAAGCGCGGCTGCTGCGGCAAGTAGCCAATCCGCTCGCGGATGGCGACGCTCTCGTCCACAATATCGTGCCCAAAGATCGTCCCGCTGCCGGATGTAGGGCGTACCAAACCGAGCAAGGTCTTCATCAGCGTGGTTTTGCCGGCACCGTTCGGACCGAGAAATCCGAAAATAGAATGCCTCGGCACGTTCAAATCCACGCCGCGAAGCGCCTGTACATCCCCAAAAGATTTACCCAAATGATGGGTTTCGATCACATAGTCGTTGGTGCGTGTCATACTTGTCTCCTTTACTGCTGTATAGAAAGCATAAAAGAAAATCTCCCCAAGCACATCAGCGACTTGGGGAGACTTGAGACTGGTCAGGTGGGTAGGTTATATCATTGTCAAAGCGGCTAAAAGCCCAAGCGCGGGTAGCAAGAGTGCCACCACAAAGATCGTGACAAATACCCTGCCCAGCCATTTCTTTTCAGGATGCTTGACCCAATACCAGGTCAGATATGCGAGCAGGAAGGATTGCAGCAGTACTTCGGAAAGTCCCATCCACATGCCCGCGAATTTCGCTTTGGTATAGATCAGTCCTTCGATAGAGCCGGGCGCGGTGCCAAAGGTCGAGAAGATGCCCACTACAACCAGAATCAGCCAGATGTTTAGATACCCTTTTTCGCTCTGGAAAAAAGCCTTTTGCAGACGATAAAAGATCAAGCCGAATAACAGTCCGCGAATGGGCTGCAAAAGCACACCCGCCTGCACCAGCGGATCGTCGGTCGGTCTCATCAGCGATTTCAGGGCTGGGTCAGCAAACTGGGTTGTGTAATCAAAAAGGGAATATGCTACCAGCCCAACAGCAAAATATGTAATCGTGTGAATAATGATGGTTTTTGTTGTGATCTCTCGCAACGTTCGTTTTTGGGAGTCCATGATTTTCACTCACTTTCTTGCAAAAATTAAGGTTGGCAAATCACCCGGTTCATTAACCAGGCGTTATCAATTTGCACTAATTCAACCGTGAACTGATGACCAGCAAGGCTGGTCGAGACTTCAACACTGGCTTGAGCGCCGGAAACCTGCGCCTGTGAGGTGTTGATTTCCGTCGGCTTGTCCTGCGCGCACAAGATCGGGTCGTAGCGCATCTCCGCTTGTGTGAAATCGTCTAAAAAGGTGATGAAGTCCGTGCTGAGAAACGAACTGGATTGGTAGGCTTTGTCCACCAGCGGATTGCCGTCGTAAGCCAGATACCAAGTATAAAAATCCTGCACGACCTGATCCGGTTGGTTTATGCTTTGCCGGTCATTAATCTTCATCGCCGGAAAGATCACAAAAGCCAAAGCACTAAAGATTGCCGCAGCCAAAATGATCAGAAACCCAAGCTGATTTTTGTTTTTCATATCGATTTCCTTTCGCTAGAATTGTCAACGACCTAAGAATACAAAAAAACTCCCCGAAGCACATCAGTAGCTCGGGGAGTTTGGATGCTGACCCGTTGGGGAGTCTCGAACCTGTCTACTTGACCAGGTTATGCTTCAAGGCGGTTGCAACTGCTTCGGTGCGGCTGGACGCTCCCAATTTGGACAGGATACTGCTCACATGAAACTTCGCCGTCGAGCGGCTGACCACCAGTTGATCCGCGATTTGGCTGTTATTTAACCCCTCCGTCATCAGAGCCAGCACTTCTTTTTCGCGCTCGGTCAGGTCAAAGCCGATTTTTTCGGCGGGCATTCGCGTGGCATCGATCAGGGCTTGGGCGGCTTCGGGTGCCAGAGTCGGTTTGCCCGCATACGCCGCACGAATGGCATTTGCCAATTCATCGGCGCTGACATCCTTGAGCAGATAACCGATCGCACCCGCTTGCAAGGCGCCCTGAACCAGCTCTTGTTCCTTAAAACTGGTCAGGACGATCACCTGGATTTCGGGACATCGTTCCCGGAATTTGCGAGTTGCCGTAGCGCCGTCCATGCCGGGCATGACGAGATCCATCAATACGACATCCGGCTTGGTCTGCGGGCACAGGCTGAGTGCCTGCTCCCCGCTGGATGCTTCCCCCACCAGTTCCATATCATCGCAGGTCAACAAAAAAGTGGATAGCCCGCTGCGCACAACGGCGTGGTCATCGACCAGCATCACGCGGATCAATTTTTCTTCTGTCATTTTCTGGCAGCCTCCCAAAATAATTTTATATACGTCCCTTGAGTGGGTTCGCTCTTGATTTCCAATTCGGCATGGATGGCATCCGCACGTTCGCGCATGATGCCCAGCCCCAAACTTTCAGCGGTAACATCTTCGGGGTGAAAACCGATGCCGTCATCCCGAATTTCGAGCAGCATCTTTTTCTCATCTCGTGCCAGGTTGACGGTAACCTGTGTCGCACCGGCATGTTTGCTGATGTTGTTCAGCGCCTCCTGCGCTACGCGGAAAAAGACTTCCTTGATTTCGGGGGCGGGGTCCACCTGTCCATCGGCGACCAAGTTCACAGGCACTCGGGTGCGCCCGGTAAAGGCGTTGACCAAATGCTGAAGGAGATCGACCAAGTCAATGTCCACGAGCGACGCGGGGCGTAATTCCAAAAGCAGCGTGCGCATCTCGGAGAGCGCTCCCCGTGTGAGCTGACGCAATTCATCCAGTTTTTCTTTTCCCAATTCGGGGTCACGATCCCATAATTTCGGCAGTACATCTGCGATCAGGCTGGCGGAAAAGAGAGTTTGCGAGACCGCGTCGTGCAGGTCACGCGCCAGTCGATTTCGCTCTGTGGTTACGGCGGTTTGCTCCACTTTTTCGCGCAGGTGCGCATTTTCGATGGCAAGCGAAACCTGCTCGGCAAAGGTGAGCGCGAGTTGGATTTGCTCATCGGTAAATTCTTGCGCCACTTTGTAGTAAAAAACCATGCCGCCGTAGACAGCATCCTGAATGAATAATGGTACCGAAAGCGAACCGGCAAAGGCGCTGCGCAAGGCAATGCGCTCTGTTTTGATTTCATCAGGAATGGTTGTGTCGCGTTTGATCTCATCGACCCGTTCGGGCAGGGGCGGGTAGTTGGTGTAGGTTGGTTTGCGCTTTAGGGTAGCGAGCAGGTACATCTCGCCGCCGGAGACCTTAAGTGCGCTGAAATGACGCCTGCCCCGTTTAGGGAACATGCCTGCCATACCATAGCTCGCCATGTGTTCAATTTCTTCTGCTTCGAGATCAAAATGATGCAAAACACATGCCGCTGCGCCAACACGCTGCGTCGCCAACCTGACCGCCTTTTCCAGAAAGGTATCCAGCGGCATATTGGCGTTGATCATGCCTATAATATCGCGCAGGCTTTCTGCGATTTCGCGCCTGCGTTCAACTTCATGGGTACGCTCGGTGACTCGTTGTTCAAGAGTCTGGTAAATCTTTACCCGCTCCGTAACGTCAATCGAAACATTGAGCAAGCCAACGACCTGTTCATTTTCATATAAGGGAGAGAGGACGATGTCCCAAAAAGATACGATACCGCCCGATTCAATACGCACCGCGTCTTGATGGATAGTTTCCCCCTTGAAGACCTGCTCGAATAAGGGGATGATGACATCTTCGGTGCCGGGTTCCAAATCAAAAAGATAGGCGCCCGGCAGAACTTGCACCGCTTCCGATGGGGTGTATTGGTCAATAAACGCCGCCCAGGTCGGGTTGCAGCGCACCAGATTGAAATCTCGATCGATCACGGCAATGCCCATCGGCATACGCTCAAAGAGCATTTCCAGCAAGTTGATCTGACGTCCCAGCATGGGATCGGGCGTGA includes:
- a CDS encoding ABC transporter ATP-binding protein produces the protein MTRTNDYVIETHHLGKSFGDVQALRGVDLNVPRHSIFGFLGPNGAGKTTLMKTLLGLVRPTSGSGTIFGHDIVDESVAIRERIGYLPQQPRFIDHMTARENLIFAAHFFFSGTQAKIRARCDEMLALVGLAEKANRPIKGFSGGEKQRLGIALAQVNYPDLLILDEPASALDPLGRQSVLDIMARLRKHTTIFYSTHILDDVQRVSDTVAILNRGQVVASGSIESILNGKDGVVYSIKLKGTPSGLEKRLGALPWVTHTAVSQGDGASLWQVSVSDEAAAEANLLRAVLADSTVTVTEFSRKKYELEEVFMDIVKGDGDER
- a CDS encoding ABC transporter permease subunit, producing the protein MSANTELERVTEWHGLRGFANLLHKENRAWWGTRRWWINAILWSGMLGGLVVVMLFMLPTVAAATGDPAVAAAGGPLPFGLQMARSIFFEMGSMALALGAIVLSQDLILAEKHSGVTEWLLAKPVARRSYVLAKLSAAIAAVLLLLIALPALVTYLLFFVRLGSLYPFLPFLSGVGIMAVHTLFYLTLTLMLGTFFDSRAPILGIALGVAMGGSLIGGLIQELMYVMPWSLGKMAALIADSQPVPAEMLWSPLVASLLWSVVFTVLALVKFERIEF
- a CDS encoding GAF domain-containing protein yields the protein MRDYDTFRFLSEKSSGVLEFGAVRMALLDIESGFWSIRRQVEALIGFQLTNSVFQQAGANGGASFAKSFGTPKSTTEEQQFFENCLQAYQTAGFGHFNIVDSHWQEGKVLVRGQNTFEAWMMQRHDQQADVQVCAYTAGVLVGFVNIIGERQDIVCIEHQCQAKGDPFCEFELLPVAEAEHQSVVSITPDPMLGRQINLLEMLFERMPMGIAVIDRDFNLVRCNPTWAAFIDQYTPSEAVQVLPGAYLFDLEPGTEDVIIPLFEQVFKGETIHQDAVRIESGGIVSFWDIVLSPLYENEQVVGLLNVSIDVTERVKIYQTLEQRVTERTHEVERRREIAESLRDIIGMINANMPLDTFLEKAVRLATQRVGAAACVLHHFDLEAEEIEHMASYGMAGMFPKRGRRHFSALKVSGGEMYLLATLKRKPTYTNYPPLPERVDEIKRDTTIPDEIKTERIALRSAFAGSLSVPLFIQDAVYGGMVFYYKVAQEFTDEQIQLALTFAEQVSLAIENAHLREKVEQTAVTTERNRLARDLHDAVSQTLFSASLIADVLPKLWDRDPELGKEKLDELRQLTRGALSEMRTLLLELRPASLVDIDLVDLLQHLVNAFTGRTRVPVNLVADGQVDPAPEIKEVFFRVAQEALNNISKHAGATQVTVNLARDEKKMLLEIRDDGIGFHPEDVTAESLGLGIMRERADAIHAELEIKSEPTQGTYIKLFWEAARK
- a CDS encoding response regulator transcription factor; translation: MLVDDHAVVRSGLSTFLLTCDDMELVGEASSGEQALSLCPQTKPDVVLMDLVMPGMDGATATRKFRERCPEIQVIVLTSFKEQELVQGALQAGAIGYLLKDVSADELANAIRAAYAGKPTLAPEAAQALIDATRMPAEKIGFDLTEREKEVLALMTEGLNNSQIADQLVVSRSTAKFHVSSILSKLGASSRTEAVATALKHNLVK
- a CDS encoding DUF3828 domain-containing protein, with protein sequence MKNKNQLGFLIILAAAIFSALAFVIFPAMKINDRQSINQPDQVVQDFYTWYLAYDGNPLVDKAYQSSSFLSTDFITFLDDFTQAEMRYDPILCAQDKPTEINTSQAQVSGAQASVEVSTSLAGHQFTVELVQIDNAWLMNRVICQP